Proteins encoded by one window of Candidatus Omnitrophota bacterium:
- a CDS encoding phage tail tube protein, whose translation MAGDTNPGRNMWVGLGIQASMAAAATVYTYFQPTEVGGFLEEFATIDSGRRLGTRFSGLPYLGTKQVPFSFTVEVTPNIGRILAAGMGDYSLASVTSVCWDHYFKLTEELPYATILCHAAGVADNTSTPKEIKVMGAKISRLTIAGGIDNVLTLAVEGIGMTMSAADSVSASYTNFGPFLLNSAQGTATLSIGASVLTAALFEEARDFEITIDNGIMADHRIHGSATPVAMSEGDSNVTGRITAIYNDNTWGEINNFAAGTKRAITLSAAHAEPVPTLPTTLHAFTISLRSVRYTGDTPSYDPDVMTIELPFKAENIVSAMITIRNDFSTAYSATA comes from the coding sequence GTATTTCCAGCCAACGGAGGTCGGCGGCTTCCTGGAGGAGTTCGCCACTATTGATTCGGGGAGGAGACTTGGCACGAGGTTTAGCGGGCTTCCGTACCTCGGGACGAAGCAGGTTCCCTTCTCGTTCACGGTCGAGGTTACACCGAACATCGGGCGCATCCTCGCGGCTGGAATGGGCGACTATTCTCTTGCGTCGGTCACGTCGGTTTGCTGGGATCACTACTTCAAGCTGACGGAAGAGTTGCCGTATGCCACGATTCTCTGTCATGCAGCGGGGGTGGCAGACAATACCTCAACGCCAAAAGAGATCAAGGTCATGGGCGCGAAGATCAGCAGGCTAACGATTGCAGGCGGGATTGATAACGTGCTGACGCTCGCGGTAGAAGGGATCGGGATGACGATGAGTGCTGCCGATTCGGTGTCGGCATCATATACCAACTTCGGCCCATTCCTTCTCAACTCGGCGCAAGGGACAGCCACGTTGTCCATCGGGGCATCGGTTCTCACGGCGGCTCTGTTCGAGGAAGCGCGGGACTTTGAGATCACCATCGACAACGGCATCATGGCTGACCATCGTATCCACGGAAGCGCGACGCCGGTTGCCATGAGTGAAGGAGACTCGAACGTTACGGGCAGGATCACAGCGATCTACAACGACAATACGTGGGGAGAGATAAACAACTTCGCCGCTGGCACAAAGAGAGCCATCACGCTATCTGCGGCGCATGCCGAACCTGTTCCTACGCTGCCGACTACGCTACACGCTTTCACGATTTCGTTACGCAGTGTGCGGTACACGGGGGACACGCCGAGCTACGATCCGGACGTGATGACCATCGAGCTTCCGTTCAAGGCAGAGAACATAGTGTCGGCGATGATTACGATCAGGAACGATTTCTCGACTGCATATTCAGCGACGGCATAG